From a region of the Tenggerimyces flavus genome:
- the infA gene encoding translation initiation factor IF-1, translated as MAKKEGVIEIEGSVVEALPNAMFRVELANGHKVLAHISGKMRQHYIRILPEDRVVVELSPYDLSRGRIVYRYR; from the coding sequence ATGGCGAAGAAGGAAGGCGTCATCGAGATCGAGGGCTCCGTCGTCGAAGCCCTGCCCAATGCGATGTTCCGCGTGGAGCTCGCGAACGGGCACAAAGTTCTCGCCCACATCAGTGGCAAGATGCGCCAGCACTACATCCGGATCCTTCCCGAGGACCGGGTGGTGGTGGAGCTGTCGCCCTACGACTTGAGCCGCGGCCGGATCGTCTACCGCTACCGCTAA
- the rpsM gene encoding 30S ribosomal protein S13 → MARLVGVDLPRDKRIEIALTYIFGIGRTRAHATLEATGVNPDLRVHELGDEELVKLRDWIDANYQIEGDLRREVQADIRRKIEIGCYEGIRHRRGLPVRGQRTRTNARSRKGPRKTVAGKKKPGKK, encoded by the coding sequence ATGGCAAGACTTGTAGGCGTCGATCTCCCGCGCGACAAGCGCATCGAGATCGCGCTCACCTACATCTTCGGCATCGGACGCACCCGCGCCCACGCCACGCTCGAGGCCACGGGTGTCAACCCCGACCTCCGCGTGCACGAGCTGGGTGACGAAGAGCTCGTCAAGCTCCGCGACTGGATCGACGCCAACTACCAGATCGAGGGTGACCTCCGCCGCGAGGTCCAGGCCGACATCCGCCGCAAGATCGAGATCGGCTGCTACGAGGGCATTCGGCATCGCCGTGGCCTTCCTGTCCGTGGTCAGCGCACCCGGACGAACGCGCGCTCCCGCAAGGGCCCGCGCAAGACCGTTGCCGGCAAGAAGAAGCCCGGCAAGAAGTAG
- the rpsK gene encoding 30S ribosomal protein S11, producing the protein MPPQKRASAAKKVRRKEKKNISFGHAHVKSTFNNTIVTITDPSGAVIAWASSGTVGFKGSRKSTPFAAQMCAEAAARRAMEHGMKKVDVYVRGPGSGRETAIRSLTATGLEVGTIQDVTPVPHNGCRPPKRRRV; encoded by the coding sequence ATGCCTCCCCAGAAGAGGGCCTCGGCCGCCAAGAAGGTGCGCCGCAAGGAGAAGAAGAACATCTCGTTCGGCCACGCGCACGTCAAGAGCACGTTCAACAACACGATCGTGACGATCACCGACCCCTCGGGTGCGGTGATCGCCTGGGCCAGCTCGGGCACGGTCGGGTTCAAGGGCTCGCGCAAGTCCACGCCGTTCGCCGCGCAGATGTGCGCGGAGGCGGCCGCTCGCCGGGCGATGGAGCACGGCATGAAGAAGGTCGACGTCTACGTTCGCGGACCGGGCTCCGGCCGCGAGACCGCGATCCGTTCCCTCACGGCCACGGGCCTCGAGGTCGGAACGATCCAGGACGTCACCCCCGTGCCCCACAACGGCTGCCGCCCGCCCAAGCGGCGCCGGGTCTGA
- the map gene encoding type I methionyl aminopeptidase yields MRAAGLVVASTLSLLRSSVAPGVTTLELDALAEAHIRSSGALPSFLGYQGFPASICTSVNDEVVHGIPGPRVLRAGDLISIDCGAIVDGWHGDAAITVPVGAVDASLVALAAACESALWAGLAAVVEGHRIGDITQAVSSTVAASGAYSVVEDYVGHGIGTEMHQAPDVPNTGKGRRGAKLVPGLVVAVEPMICLGSAETDVLDDDWTVVTSDGAYAAHCEHTVAVTPDGPWVLTEPDGGVAKFAELGITVPER; encoded by the coding sequence ATGCGTGCTGCTGGGCTGGTCGTGGCCTCGACGCTTTCGTTGCTGCGTTCGTCCGTTGCGCCTGGGGTGACGACGTTGGAGCTGGACGCTCTGGCGGAGGCGCACATCCGTTCGTCGGGGGCTTTGCCTTCGTTCCTTGGCTATCAGGGGTTTCCCGCGTCGATCTGTACGTCGGTGAACGACGAGGTGGTGCACGGGATCCCTGGCCCGCGGGTGCTGCGCGCCGGGGACCTGATCTCGATCGACTGCGGCGCGATCGTCGACGGCTGGCACGGCGACGCGGCCATCACGGTGCCCGTGGGTGCTGTCGACGCCTCTTTGGTTGCCCTGGCCGCTGCGTGTGAGTCGGCCTTGTGGGCTGGGCTCGCGGCCGTGGTGGAGGGTCACCGGATTGGTGACATCACCCAGGCCGTCTCGTCGACGGTCGCGGCTTCCGGGGCGTACAGCGTGGTCGAGGACTATGTGGGGCACGGGATCGGCACCGAGATGCACCAGGCGCCGGACGTTCCGAACACGGGGAAGGGCCGCCGTGGTGCGAAGCTGGTGCCCGGGTTGGTGGTCGCGGTCGAGCCGATGATCTGCCTCGGTTCGGCGGAGACGGACGTGCTGGACGACGACTGGACTGTGGTGACTTCCGACGGCGCGTACGCGGCGCATTGCGAACACACCGTGGCAGTGACGCCCGATGGCCCCTGGGTCCTGACCGAACCCGACGGCGGGGTCGCGAAGTTCGCCGAGCTCGGCATCACTGTTCCCGAACGCTGA
- the rpsH gene encoding 30S ribosomal protein S8, with protein sequence MSMTDPIADMLTRLRNANQAYHDATVMPFSKLKAGVAEILQQEGYIAGWRVEEPAPGAAGKSLVLELRFGPNRERSIAGIRRISKPGLRVYAKSTGLPKVLGGLGVAIISTSQGLLTDKQAGKRGVGGEVVAYVW encoded by the coding sequence ATGAGCATGACCGATCCGATCGCAGACATGTTGACCCGTCTGCGTAACGCCAACCAGGCGTACCACGACGCCACTGTGATGCCGTTCAGCAAGCTGAAGGCAGGCGTCGCGGAGATCCTCCAGCAGGAGGGCTACATCGCGGGCTGGCGCGTCGAGGAGCCGGCGCCGGGAGCGGCGGGCAAGAGCCTCGTTCTCGAGCTGCGCTTCGGCCCGAACCGGGAGCGGTCGATCGCCGGTATCCGGCGGATCTCGAAGCCGGGGCTGCGGGTGTACGCGAAGTCGACGGGGCTGCCGAAGGTTCTGGGCGGACTCGGGGTGGCGATCATCTCGACGTCGCAGGGTCTGCTGACCGACAAGCAAGCTGGCAAGCGTGGCGTAGGCGGCGAAGTCGTCGCTTACGTCTGGTGA
- the rplO gene encoding 50S ribosomal protein L15, translating to MADTKTVEAREETSGGTPLKVHHLRPAPGAKKAKRRVGRGEGGHGGKTAGRGTKGSKARNNIPAAFEGGQMPLHMRIPKLKGFKNPFRVEFQVVNLDKLNSLFPQGGEVTVADLIAKGAVRDTAPVKVLGYGEIGVALQVSAHAFSKSATEKIEAAGGSVTKL from the coding sequence ATGGCAGACACGAAGACCGTTGAAGCACGTGAAGAGACCTCGGGCGGCACGCCGCTCAAGGTCCATCACCTGCGCCCCGCCCCCGGCGCCAAGAAGGCGAAGCGGCGGGTCGGACGCGGTGAGGGCGGCCACGGCGGCAAGACCGCTGGCCGCGGTACGAAGGGCTCCAAGGCGCGCAACAACATCCCCGCCGCTTTCGAGGGTGGCCAGATGCCGTTGCACATGCGGATCCCGAAGCTGAAGGGGTTCAAGAACCCGTTCCGCGTCGAGTTCCAGGTCGTCAACCTGGACAAGCTGAACTCGCTCTTCCCCCAGGGCGGCGAGGTCACTGTCGCCGACCTGATCGCCAAGGGCGCCGTACGTGACACCGCCCCGGTGAAGGTTCTCGGCTACGGCGAGATCGGCGTCGCGCTGCAGGTCAGCGCGCACGCGTTCTCCAAGAGCGCAACCGAGAAGATCGAGGCGGCTGGCGGCTCGGTCACCAAGCTGTAA
- the rpmD gene encoding 50S ribosomal protein L30, translated as MSTRLKVRQVRSQIGCKQNQRDTLRSLGLKRLHDVVVKEDRPEIRGMIATVSHLVAVEEVD; from the coding sequence ATGTCGACCCGGCTCAAGGTGCGCCAGGTGCGTTCACAGATCGGTTGTAAGCAGAACCAGCGGGACACCCTGCGTTCGCTCGGGCTCAAGCGCCTGCACGACGTAGTGGTCAAGGAGGACCGCCCCGAGATCAGGGGAATGATCGCGACGGTGTCCCACCTCGTCGCGGTCGAGGAGGTCGACTGA
- a CDS encoding integrase core domain-containing protein, producing MLAPTPSADTIGWHLRHHHQVMVSRATINRVLGRAGAVTPEPSKRPKSSYIRFEAEQPNECWQSDFTHYRLTRPDGTSGADTEIITWLDDCSRYALSVTVHWRVTGPIVLARFRETVAAHGIPASTLTDNGMVFTTRFSGGKGGRNHLEHALRELNITQKNGKPNHPQTQGKVERFQQTMKKWLHAQPAQPTTITELQTLLDAFVAEYNQRRPHRSLPHQATPATIYTTRPKATPSTDRSTDRSTDRHNRVRRDKIDKAGSVTLRVAGQLRHIGIGRTYARTGVILLVQDLHVTVINAATGEILRDLTIDPRRDYQPTRRPHRPAPTKN from the coding sequence ATGCTGGCGCCGACACCATCGGCCGACACCATCGGCTGGCACCTGCGGCACCATCACCAGGTCATGGTGTCGCGGGCGACGATCAACCGGGTCCTGGGCCGGGCGGGCGCGGTCACACCAGAACCGTCCAAGCGCCCGAAGAGTTCCTACATCCGCTTCGAAGCCGAGCAGCCGAACGAGTGCTGGCAGTCCGACTTCACCCACTACCGGCTCACTCGCCCAGACGGCACCTCAGGCGCCGACACCGAGATCATCACCTGGCTCGACGACTGCTCCCGCTACGCCTTGTCGGTCACCGTGCACTGGCGGGTCACCGGCCCGATCGTGCTCGCCCGGTTCCGCGAAACCGTTGCAGCGCACGGGATTCCGGCATCCACGTTGACCGACAACGGGATGGTGTTCACCACCCGGTTCTCCGGCGGCAAGGGCGGCCGCAACCACCTCGAACACGCGCTCCGAGAGCTGAACATCACCCAGAAGAACGGCAAACCGAACCACCCGCAGACCCAGGGCAAGGTCGAACGCTTCCAGCAGACGATGAAGAAGTGGCTACACGCCCAACCAGCCCAGCCCACCACCATCACCGAGCTGCAGACCCTCCTCGACGCCTTCGTGGCCGAATACAACCAGCGCCGGCCGCACCGCTCCCTGCCCCACCAGGCCACCCCCGCCACGATCTACACCACTCGACCCAAAGCCACCCCCAGCACCGACCGCAGCACCGACCGCAGCACCGACCGCCACAACCGCGTCCGCCGCGACAAGATCGACAAAGCAGGCAGCGTCACCCTGCGCGTCGCCGGCCAGCTCCGTCACATCGGTATCGGCCGAACCTACGCCCGAACAGGCGTCATCCTGCTCGTCCAAGACCTCCACGTCACCGTCATCAACGCCGCCACTGGAGAAATCCTCCGCGACCTCACCATCGACCCACGCCGCGACTACCAACCCACCAGACGACCACACAGACCAGCACCGACAAAGAACTAG
- a CDS encoding DUF1707 SHOCT-like domain-containing protein, with protein MRASDGDREKIAARLRDAHGEGRLSIEEFNDRLDALYQAQTYGEIEPLVRDIPVMRTHQTPEIVKATAPAPAPSKKDGKAMRVLWTIWACAVSLNVMIWLLVSLGNGNAEYFWPIWVAGPWGAVLLTVTLIRKAAR; from the coding sequence ATGCGAGCGTCAGACGGCGACCGGGAGAAGATCGCCGCCCGGTTGCGAGACGCCCATGGCGAGGGGCGGCTCTCGATCGAGGAGTTCAACGACCGCCTCGATGCGCTCTATCAGGCGCAGACGTACGGCGAGATCGAGCCGCTGGTCCGCGACATTCCGGTGATGCGTACGCACCAGACGCCCGAGATCGTCAAGGCCACCGCTCCCGCCCCGGCGCCGTCGAAGAAGGACGGCAAGGCGATGCGGGTGCTGTGGACGATCTGGGCCTGCGCGGTCTCCCTGAACGTGATGATCTGGCTGCTGGTCTCGCTCGGGAACGGCAACGCCGAGTACTTCTGGCCGATCTGGGTGGCCGGCCCCTGGGGCGCGGTCCTGCTGACCGTCACGCTGATCCGCAAGGCCGCCCGGTAG
- the rplR gene encoding 50S ribosomal protein L18: protein MATSLATHRSTNTKTRSRLRRQLRVRKKLFGTAERPRLVVTRSARHVFAQVVDDVAGRTLVSASTMEAELRASSDAKTAQSTRVGQLVAERAKAAGIDAVVFDRAGNKYTGRLAALADAAREGGLDF, encoded by the coding sequence ATGGCCACCAGTCTCGCGACTCACAGGTCGACGAACACCAAGACTCGGTCCCGGCTGCGTCGTCAGCTTCGGGTCCGCAAGAAGCTGTTCGGTACGGCCGAGCGCCCGCGCCTCGTCGTCACCCGTTCCGCCCGTCACGTCTTCGCCCAGGTGGTCGACGACGTCGCCGGTCGTACGCTCGTCTCGGCCTCCACGATGGAGGCGGAGCTCCGCGCTTCGTCCGACGCCAAGACCGCCCAGTCCACGCGGGTCGGTCAGCTCGTCGCCGAGCGGGCCAAGGCGGCCGGGATCGACGCGGTCGTCTTCGACCGGGCCGGGAACAAGTACACCGGGCGCCTCGCGGCGCTCGCCGATGCCGCCCGCGAGGGCGGACTCGATTTCTGA
- a CDS encoding adenylate kinase, translated as MRLLIMGPPGAGKGTQAKAVADGLSVPSISTGDIFRKNVEAGTMLGREAKRYLDAGEYVPDEITNGMVRARLDELTEGFLLDGYPRTVAQVEALDKILADEGTTLDRVLVLHVDQDELVKRLTGRAESDGRSDDAEHVIRRRLEVYSEQTEPLLDIYAQRGLLVLVNGMGEVEDVTQRVLAALHQTG; from the coding sequence ATGCGGCTCCTCATCATGGGGCCGCCGGGTGCAGGGAAGGGCACTCAGGCCAAGGCTGTCGCCGACGGACTGAGTGTGCCCTCGATCTCCACCGGGGACATCTTCCGCAAGAACGTCGAGGCGGGCACGATGCTCGGCCGCGAGGCCAAGCGCTACCTCGACGCCGGCGAGTACGTGCCGGACGAGATCACCAACGGCATGGTCCGGGCTCGGCTGGACGAGCTGACCGAGGGCTTCCTGCTGGACGGATACCCGCGGACGGTCGCCCAGGTCGAGGCTCTGGACAAGATCCTCGCCGACGAGGGCACCACGCTGGACCGGGTACTCGTCCTGCACGTCGACCAGGACGAGCTGGTCAAGCGGCTCACCGGCCGGGCGGAGTCCGACGGCCGGTCCGACGACGCCGAGCACGTGATCCGGCGCCGGCTCGAGGTGTACTCCGAGCAGACTGAGCCGTTGCTCGACATCTACGCCCAGCGCGGGCTGTTGGTGCTCGTGAACGGCATGGGCGAGGTCGAGGACGTCACCCAGCGGGTGCTCGCCGCTCTGCACCAGACCGGCTGA
- the rpsD gene encoding 30S ribosomal protein S4, giving the protein MARYTGPMTKKSRRLGIDLVGGDKAFERRPYPPGQHGRGRAKESEYRVQLIEKQKARFSYGVLEKQFKRYYEEAIRRPGKSGDNLLQLLETRLDNVIYRAGIARTRRQARQLVVHAHFLVNGKKVNVPSFHVSPHDVIDIRPKSREMLPFQVALASHGERPVPGWLEVLSGSLRVLVHSMPVRQQIDVPIQEQLIVEYYSKV; this is encoded by the coding sequence ATGGCCCGTTACACCGGTCCCATGACCAAGAAGTCCCGCCGGCTCGGCATCGACCTCGTCGGCGGCGACAAGGCTTTCGAGCGCCGTCCCTACCCGCCCGGCCAGCACGGCCGCGGCCGGGCCAAGGAGTCGGAGTACCGCGTCCAGCTGATCGAGAAGCAGAAGGCTCGCTTCTCGTACGGCGTGCTGGAGAAGCAGTTCAAGCGCTACTACGAAGAGGCGATCCGTCGCCCCGGCAAGTCGGGTGACAACCTCCTGCAGCTGCTGGAGACCCGCCTCGACAACGTGATCTACCGCGCGGGCATCGCCCGTACGCGTCGGCAGGCCCGCCAGCTCGTCGTGCACGCCCACTTCCTGGTGAACGGGAAGAAGGTCAACGTGCCGAGCTTCCACGTGAGCCCGCACGACGTCATCGACATCCGCCCGAAGTCGCGCGAGATGCTCCCGTTCCAGGTCGCACTGGCCTCGCACGGCGAGCGCCCCGTTCCCGGCTGGCTCGAGGTGCTCTCGGGCAGCCTGCGAGTCCTGGTGCACTCCATGCCGGTCCGTCAGCAGATCGACGTTCCGATCCAAGAACAGCTGATCGTCGAGTACTACTCGAAGGTCTGA
- a CDS encoding DNA-directed RNA polymerase subunit alpha — protein sequence MLIAQRPTLSEEVVSDFRSRFVLEPLEPGFGYTLGNSMRRTLLSSIPGAAVTSVKIDGVLHEFSTIPGVKEDVTEVVLNLKELVVSSEHDEPVTMYLRKQGPGDVTAADIAPPAGVEVHNPELNIATLNGKGKLEMELVVERGRGYVSAVQNKRSDAEIGRIPVDSIYSPVLKVTYKVEATRVEQRTDFDRLIVDVETKPSMRPRDAVASAGKTLVELFGLARELNVDAEGIDIGPSPVDAQLAADLALPVEDLNLTVRSYNCLKREGIHTVGELISRSEQDLLDIRNFGAKSIDEVKQKLAGMGLSLKDSAPGFDPSTAVDNFDDDEESYAETEQY from the coding sequence ATGCTCATCGCACAACGTCCCACCCTGTCCGAGGAAGTCGTCTCCGACTTCCGGTCGCGCTTCGTGCTCGAGCCGCTGGAGCCGGGCTTCGGCTACACGCTCGGCAACTCGATGCGCCGGACGCTGCTCTCCTCGATCCCCGGCGCGGCTGTCACCAGCGTCAAGATCGACGGCGTGCTGCACGAGTTCTCCACGATCCCGGGCGTCAAGGAAGACGTCACCGAGGTCGTGCTGAACCTCAAGGAGCTCGTGGTCTCCAGCGAGCACGACGAGCCCGTCACGATGTACCTGCGCAAGCAAGGCCCCGGTGACGTGACCGCCGCCGACATCGCGCCGCCGGCCGGTGTCGAGGTGCACAACCCCGAGCTGAACATCGCGACGCTGAACGGCAAGGGCAAGCTCGAGATGGAGCTCGTCGTCGAGCGTGGCCGTGGCTACGTCTCCGCCGTACAGAACAAGCGCTCCGACGCCGAGATCGGCCGGATCCCGGTCGACTCGATCTACTCGCCGGTGCTCAAGGTCACGTACAAGGTCGAGGCGACGCGTGTCGAGCAGCGTACGGACTTCGACCGGCTGATCGTCGACGTCGAGACCAAGCCGTCGATGCGCCCGCGCGACGCGGTGGCGTCCGCCGGCAAGACGCTGGTCGAGCTGTTCGGCCTGGCCCGCGAGCTGAACGTCGACGCCGAGGGCATCGACATCGGCCCGTCGCCGGTCGACGCGCAGCTGGCCGCCGATCTGGCGCTGCCGGTCGAGGACCTCAACCTCACCGTGCGTTCGTACAACTGCCTCAAGCGCGAGGGCATCCACACCGTGGGTGAGCTGATCTCCCGCAGCGAGCAGGACCTGCTGGATATAAGGAACTTCGGGGCCAAGTCGATCGACGAGGTCAAGCAGAAGCTCGCCGGCATGGGCCTGTCGCTCAAGGACAGCGCGCCCGGGTTCGACCCGAGCACCGCGGTCGACAACTTCGACGACGACGAAGAGTCGTACGCCGAGACCGAGCAGTACTAG
- the rplQ gene encoding 50S ribosomal protein L17, sunset domain variant: MPRPTKGPRLGGSPAHERLMLANLATSLFEHNRITTTETKARRLRPFAERLITKAKRGDLHSRRQVHAVIRNKDIVHKLFAELGPQFANRPGGYTRITKLGPRKGDNAPLAVIELVEALEAAATTAPAPAAKTAESKPAEKAPEAKADDTADAEPDGPYGAGSIDANEDGTSPDPEYAIKGNADSRKYHTPDGQWYEQTHAEVYFKTEDDAKAAGFDKAGETSDDES, translated from the coding sequence ATGCCCAGGCCCACCAAGGGTCCCCGCCTCGGCGGTAGCCCGGCGCACGAGCGGTTGATGCTGGCGAACCTCGCCACCTCGCTGTTCGAGCACAACCGGATCACCACGACCGAGACGAAGGCCCGGCGGCTGCGCCCGTTCGCCGAGCGGCTGATCACCAAGGCCAAGCGCGGCGACCTGCACTCGCGTCGCCAGGTGCACGCGGTGATCCGCAACAAGGACATCGTGCACAAGCTGTTCGCCGAGCTCGGCCCGCAGTTCGCGAACCGTCCCGGCGGCTACACCCGCATCACCAAGCTCGGCCCGCGCAAGGGCGACAACGCCCCGCTCGCGGTGATCGAGCTGGTCGAGGCGCTCGAGGCCGCGGCGACCACCGCTCCGGCACCGGCGGCCAAGACGGCGGAGTCGAAGCCCGCGGAGAAGGCGCCGGAGGCCAAGGCCGACGACACCGCCGACGCCGAGCCGGACGGCCCGTACGGCGCGGGGTCGATCGACGCGAACGAGGACGGCACCTCGCCCGACCCGGAGTACGCGATCAAGGGCAACGCCGACTCGCGCAAGTACCACACGCCCGACGGCCAGTGGTACGAGCAGACCCACGCCGAGGTCTACTTCAAGACCGAGGACGACGCGAAGGCTGCCGGCTTCGACAAGGCCGGCGAGACGTCGGACGACGAGTCCTGA
- the rplF gene encoding 50S ribosomal protein L6, with translation MSRIGKLPIPVPSGVDVKIDGQAVTVKGPKGTLSHVVAEPIKVVADNGTLEVKRPDEERKSKELHGLSRTLVSNMVTGVTEGYERKLEIVGVGYRVVPKGPTQLEFSLGYSHSITVDAPEGITFAVETATKFSVSGIDKQLVGETAANIRKLRKPEPYKGKGIRYAGEHIRRKVGKAGK, from the coding sequence ATGTCGCGTATTGGCAAGCTCCCCATTCCCGTGCCGTCCGGTGTCGACGTCAAGATCGACGGCCAGGCTGTCACGGTCAAGGGACCGAAGGGCACGCTGTCGCACGTCGTGGCCGAGCCGATCAAGGTGGTCGCCGACAACGGCACCCTCGAGGTCAAGCGGCCCGACGAGGAGCGCAAGAGCAAGGAACTGCACGGGCTCAGCCGCACGCTGGTCTCCAACATGGTGACGGGCGTGACCGAGGGCTACGAGCGCAAGCTCGAGATCGTCGGCGTCGGTTACCGCGTCGTCCCCAAGGGACCGACGCAGCTCGAGTTCTCACTCGGCTACAGCCACTCGATCACGGTCGACGCCCCCGAGGGCATCACGTTCGCGGTCGAGACGGCGACCAAGTTCTCCGTGTCGGGGATCGACAAGCAGCTGGTCGGCGAGACCGCTGCCAACATCCGCAAGCTTCGCAAGCCCGAGCCGTACAAGGGCAAGGGCATCCGCTACGCGGGCGAGCACATCCGCCGCAAGGTCGGAAAGGCTGGTAAGTAG
- the secY gene encoding preprotein translocase subunit SecY has product MLTAFVNAFKTPDLRKKLLFTLFIIALFRVGSVLPTPGVDSEAVQRCLQPALQQGNSVYGMLNLFSGGALLQLSVFALTIMPYITASIIIQLLTVVIPRLEALKKEGHSGTQKITQYTRYLTIGLAILQATTIVALARTPGQLFQGCNEDLIPDEGLFTIITMVITITAGTAVIMWFGELITDRGVGNGMSILIFTSIVASFPSALWQIRVQKGWGTFIITLAIGLVIMAAVIFVEQAQRRVPVQYAKRMVGRRAMGGSSTYIPLKVNQAGVIPVIFASSLLYLPVLAAQFNPTAGWATWISDNITRGDHPLYMVGYFLLIVAFTYFYVGITFNPKDVADNMKKYGGFIPGIRAGKPTEDYLQYVLSRITAPGATYLGLVSLIPLIALVLIDANQNFPFGGTSILIMVGVGLDTVKQIESQLQQRHYEGFLR; this is encoded by the coding sequence GTGCTCACCGCGTTCGTCAACGCGTTCAAGACGCCGGACCTGCGGAAGAAGCTGCTCTTCACGCTGTTCATCATCGCGCTGTTCCGGGTCGGCTCGGTACTTCCTACGCCTGGCGTTGACTCCGAGGCTGTCCAGCGGTGTCTGCAGCCGGCACTGCAACAGGGCAACTCGGTCTACGGGATGCTCAACCTGTTCTCCGGCGGAGCGTTGCTCCAGCTGTCGGTCTTCGCGCTGACAATCATGCCGTACATCACGGCGAGCATCATCATCCAGCTGCTGACCGTGGTGATCCCGCGCTTGGAGGCCCTCAAGAAGGAGGGCCACTCCGGCACCCAGAAGATCACCCAGTACACCCGGTACCTCACGATCGGCCTCGCGATCCTGCAGGCCACCACGATCGTGGCGCTGGCCCGTACGCCCGGCCAGCTGTTCCAGGGCTGCAACGAGGACCTGATCCCCGACGAGGGCCTGTTCACCATCATCACGATGGTGATCACGATCACGGCTGGTACGGCAGTGATCATGTGGTTCGGCGAGCTCATCACCGACCGCGGTGTCGGCAACGGCATGTCGATCCTGATCTTCACCTCGATCGTGGCGTCGTTCCCGTCCGCGCTCTGGCAGATCCGGGTGCAGAAGGGCTGGGGGACGTTCATCATCACCCTCGCCATCGGCCTCGTGATCATGGCGGCGGTCATCTTCGTCGAGCAGGCGCAGCGCCGGGTCCCGGTGCAGTACGCCAAGCGCATGGTCGGCCGGCGCGCGATGGGCGGCAGCTCCACGTACATCCCGCTGAAGGTCAACCAGGCCGGCGTCATCCCGGTGATCTTCGCCTCCTCGTTGCTCTATCTGCCGGTGCTGGCGGCGCAGTTCAACCCCACCGCGGGCTGGGCGACCTGGATCAGCGACAACATCACCCGCGGCGACCACCCGCTCTACATGGTCGGGTACTTCCTGCTGATCGTGGCGTTCACGTACTTCTACGTGGGCATCACGTTCAACCCGAAGGACGTCGCCGACAACATGAAGAAGTACGGCGGCTTCATCCCGGGCATCCGGGCCGGCAAGCCGACCGAGGACTACCTGCAGTACGTGCTCTCCCGCATCACCGCCCCGGGCGCGACCTACCTGGGCCTGGTGTCGCTGATCCCGCTGATCGCGCTGGTGCTGATCGACGCCAACCAGAACTTCCCGTTCGGTGGCACGTCGATCCTGATCATGGTGGGTGTCGGTCTGGACACCGTGAAGCAGATCGAGAGCCAGCTGCAGCAACGGCACTACGAAGGGTTCCTGCGTTGA
- the rpmJ gene encoding 50S ribosomal protein L36, which yields MKVQPSVKKICDKCKVIRRHGRVMVICENPRHKQRQG from the coding sequence ATGAAGGTTCAGCCGAGCGTCAAGAAGATCTGTGACAAGTGCAAGGTGATCCGCCGTCACGGCCGGGTCATGGTGATCTGCGAGAACCCTCGCCACAAGCAGCGCCAGGGCTAG
- the rpsE gene encoding 30S ribosomal protein S5 has product MPPQQRRGSGTGERRDRRDDRRGGSVAEKTAFIERVVSINRVAKVVKGGRRFSFTALVVVGDGDGTVGVGYGKAKEVPAAIAKGVEEAKKHFFKVPRIQGTIPHPVQGEKAAGVVMLRPASPGTGVIAGGPVRAVLECAGIHDVLSKSLGSSNAINIVHATETALRALESPEQVALRRGLPVEHVAPAALLRARAGVST; this is encoded by the coding sequence ATGCCACCGCAACAACGCCGCGGCAGCGGCACTGGTGAGCGCCGGGACCGCCGGGACGATCGTCGGGGCGGGTCCGTCGCGGAGAAGACCGCGTTCATCGAGCGCGTCGTCTCCATCAACCGCGTCGCCAAGGTCGTCAAGGGCGGCCGCCGGTTCAGCTTCACCGCTCTGGTCGTCGTCGGTGACGGCGACGGCACCGTCGGTGTCGGCTACGGCAAGGCCAAGGAGGTGCCCGCGGCGATCGCCAAGGGTGTCGAAGAGGCCAAGAAGCATTTCTTCAAGGTGCCGCGCATCCAGGGCACGATCCCGCACCCCGTGCAGGGCGAGAAGGCCGCGGGCGTCGTCATGCTGCGTCCCGCCTCGCCTGGTACCGGCGTCATCGCCGGCGGCCCGGTGCGCGCGGTCCTGGAGTGTGCCGGCATCCACGACGTTCTGAGCAAGTCGCTCGGCTCGTCGAACGCGATCAACATCGTGCACGCCACCGAGACGGCTCTGCGGGCTCTGGAGTCGCCCGAGCAGGTCGCTCTGCGCCGTGGACTGCCCGTCGAGCACGTCGCTCCGGCGGCGCTGCTGCGGGCCCGAGCAGGAGTGAGTACGTGA